One Bombus pascuorum chromosome 4, iyBomPasc1.1, whole genome shotgun sequence DNA segment encodes these proteins:
- the LOC132906307 gene encoding malectin-A, which yields MAELREVYFLKISALLFVLSVQSLQSLEVIYAINAGGEAHTDSYGIRYTKDPLMNKVGTGSDYGMQLIIGRVNVVDQILYQTERYHHSTFGYDIPISEDGDYVMILKFCEVYFNSPNMKVFDVVLNGDHTVVTDLDIFERVGRGVAHDEYIPFKVQAGKLIYNDEESDILAGKIRVEFIKGYRDNPKINAIAVLKGNIEDVPQLGPIPQEPEEYHNIQEDEEESTVRSRHTSGPRTPDPYSIDDSSVMLPVFVALGAFIPLLFCLCKL from the exons atggctGAGTTACGGGAAGTATACTTTCTGAAAATATCAGCGTTATTATTTGTGCTTTCTGTACAAAGTTTGCAAAGTTTAGAAGTAATATATGCAATAAATGCTGGTGGAGAGGCACATACTGATAGTTATGGAATTCGTTATACCAAAGATCCTTTAATGAATAAAGTTGGAACAGGATCCGATTATGGCATGCAGTTAATTATTGGACGAGTAAATGTAGTTGATCAGATTTTATACCAAACTGAACGATATCATCATAGTACGTTTGGATATGATATTCCAATCAGCGAGGATGGAGATTATGTTATGATATTAAAGTTCTGTGAAGTTTATTTCAACTCTCCTAATATGAAG GTGTTTGATGTTGTATTAAATGGAGACCATACTGTTGTTACTGACTTAGATATCTTTGAGAGAGTTGGACGTGGTGTAGCACACGATGAATATATTCCATTTAAAGTTCAAGCTGGGAAGTTAATATACAACGACGAAGAGTCTGATATATTAGCTGGAAAAATTAGAgttgaatttataaaa gGTTACAGAGACAACCCAAAGATAAACGCTATTGCTGTACTAAAAGGAAATATAGAAG ATGTGCCACAGTTGGGCCCGATTCCTCAAGAACCGGAAGAATATCACAATATACAAGAAGACGAGGAGGAGTCTACAGTTCGTAGTCGACATACAAGTGGCCCCAGAACTCCAGATCCTTATTCGATCGATGATTCCTCAGTAATGTTACCAGTCTTTGTAGCTCTTGGGGCATTTATTCCTTTACTATTTTGCCTATGTAAACTATAG
- the LOC132906304 gene encoding alpha-1,3/1,6-mannosyltransferase ALG2, producing MTRVTFLHPDLGIGGAERLVVDAALSLKKQGYEVNFVTTHHDSEHCFSETKDGTIPVTVVGSWLPRHILGRFFALFAYIRMIYAASYIVFCENRPDIVFCDLVSACIPILRLRIPYIIFYCHHPDQLLSQPEGLCKQLYRVPLNYLEEITTGMAHKIFVNSLYTRSVFKDTFKRLTIEPEVLYPSINIDYFDKARIIPLERVIDKKLPPNSTILLSINRYERKKNLGLAIEALSELKKYLKEEEYKKVYLIMAGGYDKRVEENVEHYLELIGLADELNVTDKIIFLRSPSDIDKVSILHHCMVLLYTPPNEHFGIVPLEAMYMSKPVIAHNSGGPKESVVSGITGFLVDLSGDAFALKIADLIKNPEYVQQFGDAGKLRFMETFSYAAFSAQLNKTIEDLIDNKKVK from the exons ATGACACGAGTAACATTTTTACATCCGGATCTTGGCATAGGAGGAGCAGAAAGATTGGTAGTTGATGCTGcattatctttaaaaaaacaaGGTTATGAGGTTAATTTCGTGACAACTCATCACGATTCGGAACATTGTTTCTCTGAAACAAAAGATGGAACAATTCCTGTTACGGTTGTTGGAAGTTGGTTGCCCAGGCATATCTTGGGTAGATTCTTTGCACTTTTTGCTTATATTCGTATG ATATATGCAGCTAGCTACATCGTTTTCTGTGAAAATCGGCCAGACATTGTATTCTGTGATCTAGTTTCTGCATGCATCCCTATTCTTCGGTTACGAATTccatacataattttttattgtcatCATCCAGATCAATTACTTTCACAGCCAGAGGGTCTTTGTAAACAATTGTATCGTGTACCTCTTAATTATCTGGAAGAAATAACAACTGGAATGgcacataaaatatttgtaaatagtCTATATACACGTTCAGTGTTTAAGGACACTTTTAAGAGATTAACTATTGAACCTGAGGTTTTATATCCCTCTATCAATATAGACTATTTTGATAAAGCTCGAATAATACCTTTAGAAAGAGTAATTGATAAAAAGTTACCACCAAATAGTACTATATTACTATCTATCAACAGATATGaacgtaaaaaaaatttgGGGCTAGCAATAGAAGCACTATCAGAGCTCAAAAAGTacttaaaagaagaagaatacaaaaaagtatatttaattatggcTGGTGGATATGATAAAAGAGTTGAAGAAAATGTAGAACATTATTTGGAATTAATAGGTCTTGCTGATGAGCTAAATGTtacagataaaataatatttcttcgttctcCTTCAGATATTGATAAAGTATCTATTTTACATCATTGTATGGTTTTATTATATACGCCTCCAAATGAACATTTTGGTATTGTACCACTTGAAGCAATGTACATGAGTAAACCAGTAATTGCACATAATTCTGGTGGTCCAAAAGAATCTGTTGTTTCTGGAATTACTGGATTTTTGGTTGATTTATCTGGTGATGCATTTGCTCTGAAAATAgctgatttaattaaaaatccagAATATGTTCAGCAATTTGGTGATGCAGGCAAACTTAGATTTATGGAAACTTTCAGTTATGCTGCATTTAGTGCTCAATTGAACAAAACAATTGAAGACTTAATTGACAATAAgaaagtaaagtaa
- the LOC132906305 gene encoding splicing factor 45: MSLYDDFDKHRTSEKVVGWSSSIKLLQSQLQLKKAATTQPKREQYRKATAVLAPVIDLKSKANRNTEREDDGPHNNPLSSGTVSSIGVGGEFDWNVINEYDPMWPNEYDKVVKELRDLRDREHDQETEMRKRRRDSSRFEDTQASSGNSTMIPPERDEERTPTSRGIAGGAAIAPPPSLQESSELPPPTPRPPTSIGYATSSVAAKIMAKYGFKEGQGLGKKEQGMSVALQVEKTSKRGGRIVGEREQLMPPPPPVAVSPPPTQQQVAPLQSSEEPSITEIMKSPSKVVLLRNMVGPGEVDDDLEPEVKDECNTKYGDVARVIIHEVTEAAPEEAVRIFVEFKRIESAIKAVVDLNGRFFGGRQVKAGFYSSEKLDSLQLMD, encoded by the exons ATGTCTCTATACGACGATTTTGACAAACACAGAACATCGGAAAAAGTAGTTGGGTGGTCATCTAGtatcaaattattacaatCTCAACTACAATTAAAAAAGGCTGCCACTACACAG CCAAAACGCGAACAATATAGAAAAGCAACAGCAGTATTAGCACCTGTGATAGATTTAAAGTCAAAAGCCAATCGAAACACAGAAAGAGAAGATGATGGGCCACATAATAATCCACTCTCTTCTGGTACTGTTAGCAGTATTGGAGTAGGAGGTGAATTTGATTGGAatgtaataaatgaatatgaTCCTATGTGGCCTAATGAATATGACAAAGTTGTTAAGGAACTAAGAGATTTACGTGATAGAGAACACGATCAAGAGACTGAAATGCGCAAACGTAGACGAGACAGTTCACGTTTTGAAGATACACag GCTTCCTCTGGGAATAGTACAATGATTCCCCCTGAAAGAGATGAGGAAAGAACTCCTACATCAAGAGGTATTGCCGGGGGAGCAGCTATAGCACCACCACCTTCCCTACAAGAATCTTCTGAGCTTCCACCTCCAACACCAAGACCACCAACTAGTATAGGTTATGCTACATCATCGGTAGCAGCAAAAATAATGGCTAAATATGGTTTCAAAGAAGGACAAGGACTTGGTAAAAAGGAACAAGGAATGTCAGTTGCTTTACAAGTAGAAAAAACTAGTAAACGAGGTGGAAGAATTGTTGGAGAAAGAGAACAACTTAtgccaccaccaccacctgTTGCTGTTTCTCCACCTCCGACACAACAGCAAGTTGCACCTTTACAATCTTCGGAAGAACCTAGCATTACTGAAATAATGAAATCTCCGAGTAag gttgtattattacgtaatatggttGGTCCTGGAGAAGTGGATGATGATCTTGAACCTGAAGTTAAAGACGAATGTAATACGAAGTATGGCGATGTGGCGCGTGTTATCATTCATGAAGTAACAGAAGCTGCTCCAGAAGAAGCTGTTAGAATCTTCGtggaatttaaaagaatagaaagtGCTATTAAAGCTGTAGTTGATTTAAATGGACGCTTTTTTGGTGGAAGACAAGTTAAAGCAGGTTTTTATTCCAGTGAAAAGCTTGATAGTTTACAATTAATGGACTAA
- the LOC132906302 gene encoding CCHC-type zinc finger nucleic acid binding protein translates to MSSSACYKCNRMGHYARECPQGGGGGGRGDRGRDREGGFARGRDKCYKCNQFGHFARECKEDQDLCYRCQGVGHIAKDCQQGPEMSCYNCNKTGHMARSCPEGGNDSGRFGMQSCYNCNKTGHFARNCTEVGGKACYTCGKPGHLSRECDQDDRK, encoded by the exons atgaGTTCAAGTGCTTGTTATAAATGTAACCGAATGGGTCACTATGCACGGGAGTGTCCACAAGGTGGTGGAGGTGGAGGTAGAGGCGACCGTGGCCGTGATCGAGAAGGTGGCTTTGCCCGTGGTCGTGACAAGTGCTACAAGTGTAACCAATTTGGACACTTTGCACGAGAATGTAAAGAAGATCAAGACCTTTGCTACCGTTGCCAAGGTGTAGGGCACATTGCAAAAGACTGTCAACAG GGGCCTGAAATGAGCTGTTACAACTGCAACAAGACTGGTCATATGGCGCGTAGCTGCCCCGAAGGTGGTAATGATTCTGGACGTTTTGGAATGCAAAGTTgctataattgtaataaaacagGTCATTTTGCTCGTAACTGCACCGAAGTCGGAGGAAAAGCATGCTATACTTGTGGCAAGCCTGGTCATTTAAGCCGTGAATGTGATCAGGATGACAGAAAGTAG
- the LOC132906197 gene encoding protein bicaudal D isoform X3 — MATTEGVTIEELRIEIERLSRELDLASTEKIQSAQYGLALLEEKSALQQRCNNLEALYENTKHELEITQEALAKFQTTTKLTTKSGIEQEETLLNESAARETSLQTQIIELENEAKQLRHELELVQAERDHALQEREEVGKDHQQAEAERKSLRTMLRECRFREARLLQDYSELEDENISLQKQVSGLRSSQVEFEGAKHEIRRLTEEVELLNSQVEELTNLKKIAEKQMEEALESLQAEREAKYALKKELDQRINSESIYNLSNLALSIRGITEDQTICSDGEDDSPALRRIEADLKTQEPGTSATDKQVDLFSEIHLNELKKLEKQLELAESEKAHLTQNLRESQYAVEKSQNELQSFVARIVQLAAHVQSLHHLHSKLPEKKTEETTLDKLNQAIMQYHQWSTMSAREVNQLQKDLADLENGLTISDSTQQLRTELTNLRNKLLDTEQRSIQLESDISILSKLAVEAGGFLDSAQNDLQNISDELAQLYHHVCTVNGEIPSRVVLDHEKIVPEKEEENGKIEWCRTLFKTDIQIKDLESLSKAKEVAKHIETAMDQIKHLRSAVEHTIELSKVKGMQSNVCNVCEGSVNENKAEVADLQEQVIRLKALLSAKREQIATLRTVLKSNKNTAEVALTNLKGKYENEKSIVNETMLKLRNELRMLKENAATFSSLRAMFAARCEEYVTQVDELQRQLAAAEDDRKTLNSLLRLAVQQKLVLTMKLEELEVDRELRNTRRHAASANGRGRMRMSQQTNRPHLGRDFF, encoded by the exons ATGGCCACGACAGAAGGAGTCACGATAGAGGAACTCAGGATCGAGATTGAAAGGTTATCACGGGAACTAGATTTAGCTTCTACGGAAAAAATACAATCTGCTCAATACGGTCTCGCTTTGCTCGAGGAGAAGTCCGCCCTGCAACAAAGATGCAACAATCTCGAGGCCCTCTACGAAAACACGAAACACGAGCTAGAAATCACGCAAGAG GCCTTAGCAAAATTTCAGACAACCACAAAATTAACCACAAAAAGTGGTATAGAACAAGAAGAGACTCTTCTTAACGAAAGTGCTGCAAGAGAAACATCTCTTCAGACACAGATCATCGAATTGGAAAATGAGGCCAAACAG TTACGTCATGAATTGGAACTTGTGCAAGCAGAACGTGATCATGCGTTGCAAGAACGCGAAGAAGTTGGAAAAGATCATCAACAAGCAGAGGCAGAAAGAAAATCCTTACGTACTATGTTACGTGAATGTAGATTTCGAGAAGCTCGACTTCTCCAAGACTATTCGGAATTGGAAGATGAGAATATTTCATTACAGAAACAAGTGTCTGGTTTAAGATCCAGTCAAGTAGAATTTGAAGGTGCCAAACACGAAATAAGGAGATTGACAGAAGAGGTGGAACTTCTAAATAGTCAAGTTGAAGAactaacaaatttaaaaaagattgcTGAGAAGCAAATGGAAGAAGCGCTTGAATCTTTACAAGCTGAGCGCGAAGCAAAATATGCTCTTAAGAAGGAGTTGGATCAAAGAATTAATAGCGAATCAATTTATAATCTTAGCAATCTTGCACTTTCTATTAGAGGAATTACAGAAGATCAAACAATATGTAGTGATGGGGAAGATGATTCTCCTGCATTACGTAGAATCGAAGCAGACTTAAAAACTCAAGAACCAGGGACTTCTGCTACTGATAAACAAGTCGATTTATTCTCTGAGATTCATTTGAATGAAttgaagaaattagaaaaacaaTTGGAATTAGCAGAATCTGAGAAAGCTCATCTTACGCAAAATTTGCGGGAGTCGCAATATGCAGTTGAGAAAAGTCAGAATGAATTACAGTCCTTTGTTGCGCGTATAGTGCAACTAGCAGCTCATGTGCAGTCGTTACATCACCTTCACTCCAAGTTACCTGAAAAAAAAACTGAAGAAACAACGTTAGATAAGTTGAATCAg GCGATAATGCAGTATCATCAATGGAGCACTATGTCCGCACGTGAAGTGAATCAACTACAAAAGGATTTGGCTGACTTAGAAAATGGTTTAACTATATCTGATTCAACTCAACAACTGCGTACAGAATTAACAAATCTTAGAAACAAG CTTTTAGATACAGAACAGAGAAGCATACAACTTGAATCCGATATTTCTATTCTCTCAAAACTTGCAGTGGAAGCTGGTGGTTTTCTTGATTCTGCACAAAACGATTTGCAAAATATCTCTGACGAATTAGCGCAACTTTATCATCATGTTTGCACCGTTAATGGAGAAATTCCTTCACGGGTGGTCCTCGATCACGAGAAGATCGTCccagagaaggaagaagagaatgGAAAGATAGAATGGTGTCGGACTTTGTTTAAAACCGACATTCAAATTAAGGACTTAGAAAGTCTGAGTAAAGCGAAAGAAGTCGCCAAACATATAGAAACTGCGATGGATCAAATAAAACACCTTCGAAGTGCAGTGGAGCATACGATCGAACTTTCCAAAGTTAAAGGAATGCAGTCGAATGTCTGTAACGTTTGCGAGG GTTCAGTGAATGAGAACAAGGCGGAAGTAGCAGATTTACAAGAACAAGTAATTAGATTGAAGGCCTTGTTATCGGCTAAACGCGAGCAAATCGCGACTTTGAGAACGGTGCTTAAATCGAACAAGAATACCGCAGAAGTAGCACTTACGAATTTGAAGGGcaaatatgaaaatgagaaGAGTATCGTTAATGAGACTATGTTGAAATTAAGGAACGAGCTTAGaatgttaaaagaaaatgctGCAACATTCTCGA GTTTGCGTGCGATGTTTGCCGCACGTTGTGAAGAATATGTGACACAAGTTGACGAGCTCCAACGTCAATTAGCCGCTGCAGAAGACGATAGAAAAACATTGAACTCCCTGTTACGTCTAGCCGTGCAGCAAAAACTCGTTTTGACTATGAAATTGGAGGAACTGGAGGTCGATCGAGAATTACGAAATACTCGAAGACACGCTGCTAGTGCAAATGGACGAGGTAGAATGCGAATGTCGCAACAGACGAACCGTCCTCATTTAGGCAGAGATTTCTTCTAG
- the LOC132906197 gene encoding protein bicaudal D isoform X1, with amino-acid sequence MATTEGVTIEELRIEIERLSRELDLASTEKIQSAQYGLALLEEKSALQQRCNNLEALYENTKHELEITQEALAKFQTTTKLTTKSGIEQEETLLNESAARETSLQTQIIELENEAKQLRHELELVQAERDHALQEREEVGKDHQQAEAERKSLRTMLRECRFREARLLQDYSELEDENISLQKQVSGLRSSQVEFEGAKHEIRRLTEEVELLNSQVEELTNLKKIAEKQMEEALESLQAEREAKYALKKELDQRINSESIYNLSNLALSIRGITEDQTICSDGEDDSPALRRIEADLKTQEPGTSATDKQVDLFSEIHLNELKKLEKQLELAESEKAHLTQNLRESQYAVEKSQNELQSFVARIVQLAAHVQSLHHLHSKLPEKKTEETTLDKLNQAIMQYHQWSTMSAREVNQLQKDLADLENGLTISDSTQQLRTELTNLRNKIPESEKSLREKVGTCGPFDLLDTEQRSIQLESDISILSKLAVEAGGFLDSAQNDLQNISDELAQLYHHVCTVNGEIPSRVVLDHEKIVPEKEEENGKIEWCRTLFKTDIQIKDLESLSKAKEVAKHIETAMDQIKHLRSAVEHTIELSKVKGMQSNVCNVCEGSVNENKAEVADLQEQVIRLKALLSAKREQIATLRTVLKSNKNTAEVALTNLKGKYENEKSIVNETMLKLRNELRMLKENAATFSSLRAMFAARCEEYVTQVDELQRQLAAAEDDRKTLNSLLRLAVQQKLVLTMKLEELEVDRELRNTRRHAASANGRGRMRMSQQTNRPHLGRDFF; translated from the exons ATGGCCACGACAGAAGGAGTCACGATAGAGGAACTCAGGATCGAGATTGAAAGGTTATCACGGGAACTAGATTTAGCTTCTACGGAAAAAATACAATCTGCTCAATACGGTCTCGCTTTGCTCGAGGAGAAGTCCGCCCTGCAACAAAGATGCAACAATCTCGAGGCCCTCTACGAAAACACGAAACACGAGCTAGAAATCACGCAAGAG GCCTTAGCAAAATTTCAGACAACCACAAAATTAACCACAAAAAGTGGTATAGAACAAGAAGAGACTCTTCTTAACGAAAGTGCTGCAAGAGAAACATCTCTTCAGACACAGATCATCGAATTGGAAAATGAGGCCAAACAG TTACGTCATGAATTGGAACTTGTGCAAGCAGAACGTGATCATGCGTTGCAAGAACGCGAAGAAGTTGGAAAAGATCATCAACAAGCAGAGGCAGAAAGAAAATCCTTACGTACTATGTTACGTGAATGTAGATTTCGAGAAGCTCGACTTCTCCAAGACTATTCGGAATTGGAAGATGAGAATATTTCATTACAGAAACAAGTGTCTGGTTTAAGATCCAGTCAAGTAGAATTTGAAGGTGCCAAACACGAAATAAGGAGATTGACAGAAGAGGTGGAACTTCTAAATAGTCAAGTTGAAGAactaacaaatttaaaaaagattgcTGAGAAGCAAATGGAAGAAGCGCTTGAATCTTTACAAGCTGAGCGCGAAGCAAAATATGCTCTTAAGAAGGAGTTGGATCAAAGAATTAATAGCGAATCAATTTATAATCTTAGCAATCTTGCACTTTCTATTAGAGGAATTACAGAAGATCAAACAATATGTAGTGATGGGGAAGATGATTCTCCTGCATTACGTAGAATCGAAGCAGACTTAAAAACTCAAGAACCAGGGACTTCTGCTACTGATAAACAAGTCGATTTATTCTCTGAGATTCATTTGAATGAAttgaagaaattagaaaaacaaTTGGAATTAGCAGAATCTGAGAAAGCTCATCTTACGCAAAATTTGCGGGAGTCGCAATATGCAGTTGAGAAAAGTCAGAATGAATTACAGTCCTTTGTTGCGCGTATAGTGCAACTAGCAGCTCATGTGCAGTCGTTACATCACCTTCACTCCAAGTTACCTGAAAAAAAAACTGAAGAAACAACGTTAGATAAGTTGAATCAg GCGATAATGCAGTATCATCAATGGAGCACTATGTCCGCACGTGAAGTGAATCAACTACAAAAGGATTTGGCTGACTTAGAAAATGGTTTAACTATATCTGATTCAACTCAACAACTGCGTACAGAATTAACAAATCTTAGAAACAAG ATCCCCGAGTCAGAGAAGAGCCTTCGAGAAAAGGTTGGAACGTGTGGTCCCTTTGAC CTTTTAGATACAGAACAGAGAAGCATACAACTTGAATCCGATATTTCTATTCTCTCAAAACTTGCAGTGGAAGCTGGTGGTTTTCTTGATTCTGCACAAAACGATTTGCAAAATATCTCTGACGAATTAGCGCAACTTTATCATCATGTTTGCACCGTTAATGGAGAAATTCCTTCACGGGTGGTCCTCGATCACGAGAAGATCGTCccagagaaggaagaagagaatgGAAAGATAGAATGGTGTCGGACTTTGTTTAAAACCGACATTCAAATTAAGGACTTAGAAAGTCTGAGTAAAGCGAAAGAAGTCGCCAAACATATAGAAACTGCGATGGATCAAATAAAACACCTTCGAAGTGCAGTGGAGCATACGATCGAACTTTCCAAAGTTAAAGGAATGCAGTCGAATGTCTGTAACGTTTGCGAGG GTTCAGTGAATGAGAACAAGGCGGAAGTAGCAGATTTACAAGAACAAGTAATTAGATTGAAGGCCTTGTTATCGGCTAAACGCGAGCAAATCGCGACTTTGAGAACGGTGCTTAAATCGAACAAGAATACCGCAGAAGTAGCACTTACGAATTTGAAGGGcaaatatgaaaatgagaaGAGTATCGTTAATGAGACTATGTTGAAATTAAGGAACGAGCTTAGaatgttaaaagaaaatgctGCAACATTCTCGA GTTTGCGTGCGATGTTTGCCGCACGTTGTGAAGAATATGTGACACAAGTTGACGAGCTCCAACGTCAATTAGCCGCTGCAGAAGACGATAGAAAAACATTGAACTCCCTGTTACGTCTAGCCGTGCAGCAAAAACTCGTTTTGACTATGAAATTGGAGGAACTGGAGGTCGATCGAGAATTACGAAATACTCGAAGACACGCTGCTAGTGCAAATGGACGAGGTAGAATGCGAATGTCGCAACAGACGAACCGTCCTCATTTAGGCAGAGATTTCTTCTAG
- the LOC132906197 gene encoding protein bicaudal D isoform X2 has translation MATTEGVTIEELRIEIERLSRELDLASTEKIQSAQYGLALLEEKSALQQRCNNLEALYENTKHELEITQEALAKFQTTTKLTTKSGIEQEETLLNESAARETSLQTQIIELENEAKQLRHELELVQAERDHALQEREEVGKDHQQAEAERKSLRTMLRECRFREARLLQDYSELEDENISLQKQVSGLRSSQVEFEGAKHEIRRLTEEVELLNSQVEELTNLKKIAEKQMEEALESLQAEREAKYALKKELDQRINSESIYNLSNLALSIRGITEDQTICSDGEDDSPALRRIEADLKTQEPGTSATDKQVDLFSEIHLNELKKLEKQLELAESEKAHLTQNLRESQYAVEKSQNELQSFVARIVQLAAHVQSLHHLHSKLPEKKTEETTLDKLNQAIMQYHQWSTMSAREVNQLQKDLADLENGLTISDSTQQLRTELTNLRNKIPESEKSLREKLLDTEQRSIQLESDISILSKLAVEAGGFLDSAQNDLQNISDELAQLYHHVCTVNGEIPSRVVLDHEKIVPEKEEENGKIEWCRTLFKTDIQIKDLESLSKAKEVAKHIETAMDQIKHLRSAVEHTIELSKVKGMQSNVCNVCEGSVNENKAEVADLQEQVIRLKALLSAKREQIATLRTVLKSNKNTAEVALTNLKGKYENEKSIVNETMLKLRNELRMLKENAATFSSLRAMFAARCEEYVTQVDELQRQLAAAEDDRKTLNSLLRLAVQQKLVLTMKLEELEVDRELRNTRRHAASANGRGRMRMSQQTNRPHLGRDFF, from the exons ATGGCCACGACAGAAGGAGTCACGATAGAGGAACTCAGGATCGAGATTGAAAGGTTATCACGGGAACTAGATTTAGCTTCTACGGAAAAAATACAATCTGCTCAATACGGTCTCGCTTTGCTCGAGGAGAAGTCCGCCCTGCAACAAAGATGCAACAATCTCGAGGCCCTCTACGAAAACACGAAACACGAGCTAGAAATCACGCAAGAG GCCTTAGCAAAATTTCAGACAACCACAAAATTAACCACAAAAAGTGGTATAGAACAAGAAGAGACTCTTCTTAACGAAAGTGCTGCAAGAGAAACATCTCTTCAGACACAGATCATCGAATTGGAAAATGAGGCCAAACAG TTACGTCATGAATTGGAACTTGTGCAAGCAGAACGTGATCATGCGTTGCAAGAACGCGAAGAAGTTGGAAAAGATCATCAACAAGCAGAGGCAGAAAGAAAATCCTTACGTACTATGTTACGTGAATGTAGATTTCGAGAAGCTCGACTTCTCCAAGACTATTCGGAATTGGAAGATGAGAATATTTCATTACAGAAACAAGTGTCTGGTTTAAGATCCAGTCAAGTAGAATTTGAAGGTGCCAAACACGAAATAAGGAGATTGACAGAAGAGGTGGAACTTCTAAATAGTCAAGTTGAAGAactaacaaatttaaaaaagattgcTGAGAAGCAAATGGAAGAAGCGCTTGAATCTTTACAAGCTGAGCGCGAAGCAAAATATGCTCTTAAGAAGGAGTTGGATCAAAGAATTAATAGCGAATCAATTTATAATCTTAGCAATCTTGCACTTTCTATTAGAGGAATTACAGAAGATCAAACAATATGTAGTGATGGGGAAGATGATTCTCCTGCATTACGTAGAATCGAAGCAGACTTAAAAACTCAAGAACCAGGGACTTCTGCTACTGATAAACAAGTCGATTTATTCTCTGAGATTCATTTGAATGAAttgaagaaattagaaaaacaaTTGGAATTAGCAGAATCTGAGAAAGCTCATCTTACGCAAAATTTGCGGGAGTCGCAATATGCAGTTGAGAAAAGTCAGAATGAATTACAGTCCTTTGTTGCGCGTATAGTGCAACTAGCAGCTCATGTGCAGTCGTTACATCACCTTCACTCCAAGTTACCTGAAAAAAAAACTGAAGAAACAACGTTAGATAAGTTGAATCAg GCGATAATGCAGTATCATCAATGGAGCACTATGTCCGCACGTGAAGTGAATCAACTACAAAAGGATTTGGCTGACTTAGAAAATGGTTTAACTATATCTGATTCAACTCAACAACTGCGTACAGAATTAACAAATCTTAGAAACAAG ATCCCCGAGTCAGAGAAGAGCCTTCGAGAAAAG CTTTTAGATACAGAACAGAGAAGCATACAACTTGAATCCGATATTTCTATTCTCTCAAAACTTGCAGTGGAAGCTGGTGGTTTTCTTGATTCTGCACAAAACGATTTGCAAAATATCTCTGACGAATTAGCGCAACTTTATCATCATGTTTGCACCGTTAATGGAGAAATTCCTTCACGGGTGGTCCTCGATCACGAGAAGATCGTCccagagaaggaagaagagaatgGAAAGATAGAATGGTGTCGGACTTTGTTTAAAACCGACATTCAAATTAAGGACTTAGAAAGTCTGAGTAAAGCGAAAGAAGTCGCCAAACATATAGAAACTGCGATGGATCAAATAAAACACCTTCGAAGTGCAGTGGAGCATACGATCGAACTTTCCAAAGTTAAAGGAATGCAGTCGAATGTCTGTAACGTTTGCGAGG GTTCAGTGAATGAGAACAAGGCGGAAGTAGCAGATTTACAAGAACAAGTAATTAGATTGAAGGCCTTGTTATCGGCTAAACGCGAGCAAATCGCGACTTTGAGAACGGTGCTTAAATCGAACAAGAATACCGCAGAAGTAGCACTTACGAATTTGAAGGGcaaatatgaaaatgagaaGAGTATCGTTAATGAGACTATGTTGAAATTAAGGAACGAGCTTAGaatgttaaaagaaaatgctGCAACATTCTCGA GTTTGCGTGCGATGTTTGCCGCACGTTGTGAAGAATATGTGACACAAGTTGACGAGCTCCAACGTCAATTAGCCGCTGCAGAAGACGATAGAAAAACATTGAACTCCCTGTTACGTCTAGCCGTGCAGCAAAAACTCGTTTTGACTATGAAATTGGAGGAACTGGAGGTCGATCGAGAATTACGAAATACTCGAAGACACGCTGCTAGTGCAAATGGACGAGGTAGAATGCGAATGTCGCAACAGACGAACCGTCCTCATTTAGGCAGAGATTTCTTCTAG